A region of the Pseudomonas asiatica genome:
CCAGACAGGTCGGTGGCAACGATCTGCGCGCCCATCTTCAACTGGCCGAGGTTGCTACGCTCGAATTCGTCGATGGCCATCGAGATGGAATACGGCTCCTGCCCCGACGAACAGGCCGCCGACCACATGCGCAGGCGCTGGCCGGGGTTGTTGCGGATGAACTCGGGGATGACCTTGTTCTTCAGCACCTCGAACGGGTAGGTATCGCGAAACCACAGGGTCTCGTTGGTGGTCATGGCATCGACCACCTGCTCGCGCAAGCCGCCACGCGGCTGGGCCTGGATGCGCTGCACCAGCTCGCCCAGGCTCTTGATGCCCTGTTGCTCCATCAGCTTGTTGAGACGGCTGGAGACCAGGTACTGCTTATTCTCGCCCAGCAGGATGCCACAGGCTTTCTCCAGGAAGACCCGGAACTGTTCGAAATCCAAATTACCCGTAGACACTACTGCCGCCTCTTTTAAATCACTGGTGCCGGGGGCCTGCCCCCGGCTGCTTCAATGCGTTGCCTTGATCCGGTCGACCACCCG
Encoded here:
- the cheR gene encoding protein-glutamate O-methyltransferase CheR produces the protein MSTGNLDFEQFRVFLEKACGILLGENKQYLVSSRLNKLMEQQGIKSLGELVQRIQAQPRGGLREQVVDAMTTNETLWFRDTYPFEVLKNKVIPEFIRNNPGQRLRMWSAACSSGQEPYSISMAIDEFERSNLGQLKMGAQIVATDLSGTMLTNCKTGEYDSLAIARGLSQERLQRYFDTKGPGRWAVKPAIRSRVEFRSFNLLDSYASLGKFDVVFCRNVLIYFSAQVKKDILLRIHSTLKPGGYLFLGASEALNGLPDHYQMVQCSPGIIYQAK